The Lycium ferocissimum isolate CSIRO_LF1 chromosome 1, AGI_CSIRO_Lferr_CH_V1, whole genome shotgun sequence genome includes a region encoding these proteins:
- the LOC132067650 gene encoding uncharacterized protein LOC132067650: MGLNYRGLRQGDPMSQLLFVLVMEYLSSVLKCMSNLPDFQYHPMCKHIKLTHLIFVDDLMIFCKGDASSVARVMEALIHCSAVTGLVANVDKSSLFIAGVEDDTKEQLLGMTGFSLGQFPIRHLGLPLSSKKWNKLDCQQLIDKITHKIQSGYSKQLSYTGRLQVVNAVLLLYIVFGAHWYWQTINALKSVMQNWYTQGRYNLTHSGKYSITASYNAMLGNQTRLRIADLVWTSVAQPRHRMIVCQAMETSLYLFAECGWLKQVRDAIVSWAGILVHRGEVKQVLETIRRKHWKQFYKEVVAAIWGAVL; this comes from the exons ATGGGGCTTAATTATAGGGGGCTAAGGCAAGGGGACCCTATGTCCCAATTACTATTTGTGTTGGTTATGGAGTACCTATCCAGCGTCCTAAAATGCATGAGCAATTTACCTGATTTTCAGTACCACCCCATGTGCAAGCACATTAAACTGACTCACTTAATATTTGTAGATGATCTAATGATCTTCTGCAAAGGAGATGCTAGTTCTGTAGCAAGGGTGATGGAAGCATTGATCCATTGTAGTGCAGTAACAGGCCTTGTGGCAAATGTTGATAAATCAAGTCTGTTTATAGCTGGAGTGGAGGATGATACAAAGGAGCAATTGCTTGGAATGACTGGTTTCTCTCTAGGTCAGTTCCCCATAAGACACCTGGGGCTCCCTCTCTCTTCAAAGAAGTGGAATAAACTAGACTGTCAACAATTGATAGACAAGATTACACACAAAATTCAAAGTGGGTACTCAAAACAACTATCATATACTGGAAGACTACAAGTAGTGAATGCAGTCTTACTTCTATACATAGTTTTTGGAGCTCA TTGGTACTGGCAAACGATCAATGCTCTGAAGTCTGTGATGCAGAATTGGTACACACAAGGAAGATATAATTTGACACATTCTGGGAAATACTCCATCACTGCTAGCTATAATGCAATGTTGGGGAACCAGACTAGACTTAGAATTGCAGACCTGGTTTGGACATCTGTAGCGCAGCCAAGACACAGAATGATAGTATG CCAAGCAATGGAGACCTCGCTTTATCTCTTTGCTGAATGTGGCTGGTTGAAACAAGTGAGAGATGCCATAGTTAGTTGGGCTGGCATACTGGTGCATAGAGGAGAAGTAAAGCAGGTCTTGGAGACAATCAGAAGGAAACATTGGAAGCAGTTCTACAAAGAAGTGGTTGCTGCTATATGGGGTGCAGTTCTATAG